The genomic window tctgattctacatattgattattttgaactaaaataaaactttttggtggaatatttacattatgtagaatatcccgactctcaatagttacatacaagtctatagaacatagaaaagcaggatgcccatgacgggtacgtgtgggatgaaccaaatcctcattgaattttatttttccattagaaggagctcgtacatgctcggcagtaccgcctgtgaatactccaccggtatgaaaagttcttaatgttagttgagttcctggttccccaattgattgacccgcaataatacctacagcttctcccaattcgaccaggtcgccatgagtaggactccgaccataacataattggcagatccaagatgtactcctgcaagtaaagggggttcgaatatatattggttgtgctcgaaaggttatgaatcgattgacaagtccaatcccaatatcttgatttcgagtggcaaggcatcgtagaccgatatatatatcgtccgctaatacacgaccaattagtgtttggacaaaaattttttccgtcatcccatttcgaggactcacggaaatacctcggatagtgccacaatctgttctacgtacaataatatgttgaactacttcaacaagtctacgtgtgaggtatccagcatctgatgttcgtacagcagtatctacaactcctttgcgggctccataacaggaaattatatattctgtcaaagaaagtccttcacgtaaattgctttgaatgggtaaatcaatcatttgtccttggggatccgacattaatcctctcatacctactaattggtgtatctgagatgcatttcccctagctcccgaaaaggacattagatatactggattagaaggatcagtcatccgaaaattaggattcatttcttgtctcaaatattcacttgtagcataccatatctcaatggattgacgtaatttttctaccgcgtgtacattcccataatgatggtgtttatccaaaataaaactttgttgttcagcgtcttggactaaccatcccttagaagggattgttaaaagatcatcaattcctaatgaaatagatgtagcagtggcttgttggaaacccaaagtctttacttgatccaagatatgtgatgtatatgccattccgaaatgatctattaacctgctaataagtcgtttcataacagttccatttatcactttattgtgaaagaccagatcggcccgttctgccataagtacagtacctcttatatttattctgctaagTAGGATTCGACAATGGACCTGAGTTAGTGATTCGAAAACTTCCTTTCCTCAATCTCAATCTTGATTCACGCAGAAATTCAGAAATTATGATACCAGTGAAATTGGGGAGACCCGAATTCCCATGGGCACGAACATCGCCTAATCTGATTTCTTAGTTTAGATAGCGTATGAGTAGGCTCGACAAAACCCCTGTATGGCTTCTTCTATTTCccgataaaaagaaatatgaccaagagtagttcgaatgtatatacaacggatttcctttgttacacttccttctattagatagtgcccataaatctcatgataagtACCCAAAGATTCATATTGAACTTCGATGGGAACTTCTCTTGAGCCAATGACACGTTGATCTAGTCTCCATCGGAGCCACAAAGGACTATCTAAACTAATTCGTTTCTGTTGATAAGCTCCAAGTGCATCATAGGAACTAGAAAAATAGGGTTCTTTCTtttccgtatacctatagtcattttttttattgtcaacctttttattttggtagtttccgcaactatatctatatggattatacctatttgcacaaatacctcgacgattcccgatcgttaataaatagagtccgataagcatatcttgagttggtacggaaataggatccccaatagctggagacaagagattcatatgagaaaacataagtaaacgagcctccgcttgagcttccaaagataaaggtacatgaacagccatttgatccccatcaaagtCTGCATTGAAACCCTTACAAACTAATGGATGTAAACAAATAGCGCGTCCCTCCACTAAAAAGGGTTGGAACGCCTGTATGCCTAATCTGTGCAGGGTGGGTGCTCTATTCAATAATACAGGATGCCCCCGCATAACTTCTTGAAGTATTTCCCATACAATGGGTTCTTTTTCCCGAATTTTACTTTTAGCAATTCCTATGTTAGAAGCAACATGTTGTCTGATTAGACCACGAATTACAAATGTTTGGAAAAGCTCTATTGCTATTTCTCGAGGTAATCCACACTGATGTAATGAAAGCGAAGGACCCACGACAATGACGGAACGTCCCGAATAATCGACACGTTTACCAAGCAGAGTCTCACGAAATCTTCCCTCTTTGCCTTCAATTACATCTGAAAATGACTTGTAAACtttattatgaccatccctcattggttgtccacggatcccattatcaagaagtgtatccacggcctcttgtaccaatttctcctgacacattactaattcccctggcgtagatctacttgttgctaatagatcggtaagagtattattccgatagataactcgtctatagagttcattaatatccgaactcattagtttacccccatctatctgaatgattggtctcaactcgggaggaagaactggtaataagcacaaaaccatccattctggttctacatttgttcgaataaaatgtttagctaattccatgcgtctaaccaaaaaatcctttcttcttctaatttttctatcttcccattcatttccagtggacccctcctcccctaattccttccattctactaatgaattacccgtaataattcgcaaatctgaatcggctaattgtt from Musa acuminata AAA Group cultivar baxijiao unplaced genomic scaffold, Cavendish_Baxijiao_AAA HiC_scaffold_565, whole genome shotgun sequence includes these protein-coding regions:
- the LOC135661710 gene encoding DNA-directed RNA polymerase subunit beta', giving the protein MNQNFYSMIDRYKHQQLRIGLVSPQQIKAWANKILPNGEIVGEVTKPYTFHYKTNKPEKDGLFCERISGPIKSGICACGNYRVIGAEKEDPKFCEQCGVEFVDSRIRRYQMGYIKLACPVTHVWYLKRLPSYIANLLDKPLKELEGLVYCDFSFARPIAKKPTFLRLRGLFEYEIQSRKYSIPLFFTTQGFETFRNREISTGAGAIREQLADSDLRIITGNSLVEWKELGEEGSTGNEWEDRKIRRRKDFLVRRMELAKHFIRTNVEPEWMVLCLLPVLPPELRPIIQIDGGKLMSSDINELYRRVIYRNNTLTDLLATSRSTPGELVMCQEKLVQEAVDTLLDNGIRGQPMRDGHNKVYKSFSDVIEGKEGRFRETLLGKRVDYSGRSVIVVGPSLSLHQCGLPREIAIELFQTFVIRGLIRQHVASNIGIAKSKIREKEPIVWEILQEVMRGHPVLLNRAPTLHRLGIQAFQPFLVEGRAICLHPLVCKGFNADFDGDQMAVHVPLSLEAQAEARLLMFSHMNLLSPAIGDPISVPTQDMLIGLYLLTIGNRRGICANRYNPYRYSCGNYQNKKVDNKKNDYRYTEKKEPYFSSSYDALGAYQQKRISLDSPLWLRWRLDQRVIGSREVPIEVQYESLGTYHEIYGHYLIEGSVTKEIRCIYIRTTLGHISFYREIEEAIQGFCRAYSYAI